A stretch of the Mycobacterium shigaense genome encodes the following:
- a CDS encoding BTAD domain-containing putative transcriptional regulator: MADRRLEFGLLGPLEMRVDGALVPLGTPKQRAVLAILLMNRNSPVGVERLISALWAGQPPSGARASIHSYVSNLRKLLSGEGIDPRVTLAAAPPGYRLSVAENSCDLGRFIAEKTAGIHMAAASRFEDASRHLSAALAQWRGPVLEDLSDFEFVETFATALVEEKMLIHTALAEAEIACGRASGVISELEALIAEHPYREPLWVQLITAYYLTDRQSDALSAYRRVKTLLADELGIDPGQTLRTLNERILRQEPLDAKKSAKTTAAHTITVLDKHTQVSERSAVAFLHETSGRSYPLQATATRIGRLSDNDIVLDSANVSRHHAVIIDTGTNYILNDLRSSNGVHVRHQRVRSAAMLNDGDHVRICDHEFTFQIVPGGGATTVH; encoded by the coding sequence ATGGCAGACAGACGCCTCGAGTTCGGCCTGCTCGGCCCGTTGGAGATGCGTGTCGACGGTGCCTTGGTGCCGCTTGGCACCCCGAAGCAGCGCGCGGTGCTGGCCATATTGCTGATGAACCGCAACAGTCCGGTCGGCGTCGAGCGGCTTATCAGCGCGTTGTGGGCGGGCCAACCGCCCTCGGGGGCGAGGGCGAGTATCCACTCCTACGTCTCGAATCTACGCAAGCTGCTCAGCGGCGAAGGAATCGACCCGCGCGTCACGTTAGCCGCGGCACCGCCGGGATACCGCCTTAGTGTTGCCGAAAACAGTTGTGATCTCGGGCGTTTCATCGCCGAAAAGACCGCCGGCATCCACATGGCCGCGGCCAGTCGCTTCGAGGACGCCAGCCGGCACCTGTCCGCCGCCCTGGCGCAATGGCGCGGGCCGGTGCTGGAGGACTTGAGCGACTTCGAATTCGTCGAGACCTTCGCCACCGCTCTCGTCGAGGAGAAAATGCTGATCCACACCGCGCTGGCCGAGGCCGAAATCGCTTGCGGGCGTGCATCCGGCGTGATCTCCGAACTCGAAGCGCTGATCGCCGAACACCCGTACCGCGAGCCGCTGTGGGTCCAGCTGATCACGGCCTATTACCTCACCGACCGCCAATCCGACGCCCTGTCCGCCTACCGGCGCGTGAAGACGCTGCTGGCCGACGAACTCGGGATCGACCCGGGACAGACCTTGCGCACCCTCAATGAGCGGATCCTTCGCCAAGAGCCGCTCGACGCAAAGAAATCGGCCAAGACCACGGCCGCTCATACGATTACCGTGCTCGACAAACACACCCAGGTGTCGGAGCGCTCGGCGGTGGCGTTCCTGCACGAAACCTCCGGCCGCAGCTACCCACTGCAGGCGACGGCGACCCGGATCGGGCGCCTGTCCGACAACGACATCGTGCTGGACAGCGCGAATGTCAGCCGTCACCACGCCGTCATCATCGACACGGGCACCAACTACATCCTCAACGACTTGCGGTCGTCCAACGGAGTGCACGTCCGGCACCAGCGGGTCCGTTCGGCGGCCATGTTGAACGACGGCGATCACGTCCGGATCTGTGACCACGAGTTCACCTTCCAGATCGTCCCGGGCGGCGGCGCCACGACGGTGCACTAG
- a CDS encoding DNA-deoxyinosine glycosylase, with protein MITALLQGFPPVVDDRARVLILGSFPSVQSLATRQYYANPRNAFWAIAGELFGFDATAPYDDRLRTLRSRHVALWDVLRQCRRVGSSDSAIDPKSLVVNDFGALFADYPTISRVYFNGAKAAELYRRLVPAQQRLDFQRLPSTSPAHAARPGVKLAAWRAIAQ; from the coding sequence ATGATCACCGCGCTGCTCCAAGGATTCCCACCGGTCGTCGACGATCGCGCCAGGGTGCTGATCCTCGGCTCGTTCCCCAGCGTCCAATCACTGGCGACCCGGCAGTACTACGCCAATCCGCGAAATGCGTTCTGGGCAATCGCCGGCGAGCTGTTCGGATTCGACGCCACCGCACCCTACGACGACCGGCTAAGGACGCTGCGCTCCCGGCATGTCGCTCTCTGGGATGTCCTGCGCCAGTGCCGCCGCGTCGGCAGCTCGGATTCCGCGATCGATCCGAAAAGCTTGGTGGTCAACGACTTTGGCGCGCTGTTCGCCGACTACCCGACCATCTCGCGGGTGTACTTCAACGGCGCCAAGGCCGCCGAGCTCTACCGCAGGCTGGTACCCGCACAGCAGCGACTCGACTTCCAGCGCCTGCCGTCCACCAGCCCGGCGCACGCCGCGCGCCCGGGCGTCAAGCTGGCCGCCTGGCGGGCGATAGCGCAGTAA
- a CDS encoding adenylate/guanylate cyclase domain-containing protein: protein MGDGVQGSHRDIDDLLEGLDGAARAERAELVAWLFEQGITADEIRVTNPPLLLASRHLVGDDGTYVSTREISETYGIDLDLLQRVQRAIGLARVDDPDAVVHMRADGETAAYAQRFVEFGLNPDQVVLVVRVLAEGLSRAAEVMRFTALSAIMRPGATEVEIAQASKALVGQIAPMLGPMIQDMLFMHLRHMMETEAVNAGERAAGKPLPGARQVTVAFADLVGFTRLGEVVSAEELGQLANRLADLARDVTAPPVRFIKTIGDAVMFVCPEPAPLLDVVVKLVDIVDGDNDFPRLRAGAASGMAVSRAGDWFGSPVNLASRVTGVARPGTVLVADSVWDAVSGSGEFHGSFVAARRLKGIKADVKLFRVRRGGDPAIG from the coding sequence ATGGGCGACGGTGTCCAAGGCAGTCATCGCGATATCGACGATCTGCTTGAGGGGCTGGACGGCGCCGCGCGCGCCGAACGCGCCGAGTTGGTGGCGTGGCTGTTCGAACAGGGCATCACCGCCGACGAGATCCGGGTGACCAATCCGCCGCTGCTGCTGGCCAGCCGCCACCTCGTCGGCGACGACGGCACCTACGTATCGACCCGCGAAATCAGCGAGACGTACGGCATCGACCTGGACCTGCTGCAGCGCGTCCAGCGCGCCATCGGCCTGGCCCGGGTGGACGATCCCGACGCGGTGGTGCACATGCGGGCCGACGGCGAAACCGCGGCCTACGCGCAGCGTTTCGTCGAGTTCGGCCTCAACCCGGATCAGGTGGTGCTCGTGGTGCGGGTGCTGGCCGAGGGCCTGTCGCGCGCGGCCGAGGTCATGCGCTTCACCGCGCTGTCGGCGATCATGCGTCCGGGCGCCACCGAGGTCGAGATCGCCCAGGCGTCCAAGGCGCTGGTCGGCCAGATCGCCCCGATGCTCGGCCCGATGATTCAGGACATGCTGTTCATGCACCTGCGCCACATGATGGAGACCGAGGCCGTCAACGCCGGCGAGCGGGCCGCCGGTAAGCCGCTTCCGGGAGCGCGTCAGGTCACGGTGGCCTTCGCCGACCTGGTCGGCTTCACCAGGCTCGGTGAGGTGGTGTCGGCCGAGGAGCTGGGACAGCTGGCCAACCGGCTGGCCGACCTCGCCCGCGACGTGACCGCACCGCCGGTGCGGTTCATCAAGACGATCGGTGACGCGGTCATGTTCGTCTGTCCCGAGCCGGCGCCATTGCTGGACGTCGTCGTGAAGCTGGTCGACATCGTCGACGGTGACAACGACTTTCCCCGGCTGCGGGCGGGGGCGGCGTCGGGGATGGCCGTGAGCCGGGCCGGCGACTGGTTCGGCAGCCCGGTCAACCTGGCGAGCCGGGTCACCGGGGTGGCGCGCCCGGGCACGGTGCTGGTAGCGGATTCGGTGTGGGATGCCGTCAGCGGCAGCGGCGAGTTTCACGGGTCGTTCGTTGCTGCGCGGCGCCTCAAAGGCATCAAGGCCGACGTCAAGCTGTTTCGGGTTCGCCGCGGCGGCGACCCCGCGATCGGATAG
- a CDS encoding ABC transporter ATP-binding protein, whose amino-acid sequence MLLALLRQYIRPYRRLVAALMALQLISTLASLYLPTVNAAIIDDGVSKGDAATIVRLGGVMLAVTGLQALCAVGAVYFGSRTGMGFGRDLRWAMFEHVTTFSEPETARFGAPTLLTRTTNDVRQIQYLVQIGATVLVTAPIMCVGGIFMAIHQEAALTWLLVVSVPVLGITNYLIMSRMLPLFRSMQSLIDGINRVLRDQLAGVRVVRAFTREGFERDRFARANAALSDASLTAGTWQALMLPVTTLTINVSSVALIWFGGLRIDRGQMQVGSLTAFLAYFTQILMAVLMATMTLVVLPRASVCADRITEVLSTRPAIGSPQRPQFPAAGITGALRVDGVGFRYFGADRPVLQGISFTARPGTTTAVVGSTGSGKSTLLSLICRLYDVTAGAVVVDGVDVREYQTERLWSAIGLVPQRGYLFSGTVAENLRYGAAPGQVLTDDQMWEALRIAAADDFVRADKDRLQMRVAQGGGNFSGGQRQRLAIARAVIRRPAIYLFDDAFSALDVHTDSRVRAALREISGDATIIVVTQRIATAAEADQVIVIDNGRLVGAGTHESLLADCPTYAEFADSQTVEVGRAP is encoded by the coding sequence GGGGTGATGCTGGCAGTCACCGGACTGCAGGCATTGTGCGCGGTCGGGGCCGTCTACTTCGGGTCGCGGACCGGGATGGGGTTCGGGCGCGATCTGCGGTGGGCGATGTTCGAACACGTCACCACGTTCTCCGAGCCGGAGACCGCCCGGTTCGGCGCGCCGACCTTGCTGACCCGCACCACCAACGACGTCCGGCAAATTCAATACCTGGTCCAGATCGGGGCCACCGTCCTGGTGACCGCGCCGATCATGTGCGTCGGCGGAATCTTCATGGCCATCCACCAGGAGGCCGCGTTGACGTGGCTGCTGGTGGTCAGCGTTCCAGTGCTGGGCATCACCAACTACTTGATCATGTCCCGCATGCTGCCCTTGTTCCGCAGCATGCAGAGCCTGATCGACGGCATCAACCGGGTACTTCGCGACCAGCTGGCCGGCGTGCGCGTGGTGCGGGCGTTCACCCGCGAGGGCTTCGAACGCGACCGGTTCGCCCGCGCCAATGCGGCGCTGTCGGACGCCTCGCTGACCGCCGGCACATGGCAGGCGCTGATGCTGCCGGTGACCACGCTGACCATCAACGTGTCCAGCGTCGCGCTGATCTGGTTCGGCGGGCTGCGCATCGACCGCGGCCAGATGCAGGTCGGCTCGCTGACCGCCTTCCTGGCCTACTTCACCCAGATCCTGATGGCGGTGTTGATGGCGACGATGACGCTGGTGGTGCTGCCGCGGGCGTCGGTGTGCGCCGACCGGATCACCGAAGTGCTGTCGACCCGCCCCGCCATCGGCAGCCCACAACGACCCCAGTTCCCCGCCGCCGGGATCACCGGCGCGCTGCGTGTGGACGGCGTGGGCTTCCGCTACTTCGGTGCCGATCGCCCTGTGCTGCAGGGCATCTCGTTCACCGCGCGGCCCGGGACCACGACAGCGGTGGTGGGCAGCACGGGTTCGGGCAAGTCGACGCTGCTTTCGCTGATCTGCCGGCTCTACGACGTGACGGCCGGCGCGGTCGTCGTCGACGGCGTCGACGTCCGCGAATACCAGACCGAGCGGCTGTGGTCGGCGATCGGGCTGGTCCCCCAGCGCGGCTATCTGTTCTCCGGGACCGTCGCGGAAAACCTGCGCTACGGCGCGGCCCCGGGCCAGGTGCTCACCGACGACCAGATGTGGGAGGCGCTGCGCATCGCCGCCGCCGACGACTTCGTGCGGGCCGACAAAGACCGGCTGCAGATGCGGGTGGCCCAGGGCGGGGGCAACTTCTCCGGTGGACAACGGCAACGGCTGGCCATCGCGCGCGCCGTCATCCGCCGCCCCGCCATCTATCTGTTCGACGACGCCTTCTCCGCCCTGGACGTGCACACCGACTCCCGGGTCCGTGCCGCGCTGCGCGAAATATCCGGTGACGCGACGATCATCGTTGTCACCCAACGCATTGCGACCGCCGCCGAAGCCGACCAGGTCATCGTCATCGACAACGGGCGCCTCGTCGGCGCGGGCACGCACGAATCGCTGCTGGCCGACTGCCCCACCTACGCGGAATTCGCCGACTCCCAGACGGTGGAAGTCGGGCGTGCACCGTGA
- a CDS encoding ABC transporter ATP-binding protein yields the protein MRRLPDGGSRACTVTDFWESAIRLVKRLAPQRNLALSVIALGITGTAIGVVVPRILGHATDLLFNGVIGRRLPAGITKAQAVAAARSHGDNAFADLLSGMNVVPGRGVDFGAVARTLMLALALYLVAALLIWAQARLLNVTLQRTILALRSDVEDKIHRLPLSYFDGRQRGELLSRVTNDIDNLQSSLSMTISQLLTSTLTVVAVLAMMVLISPLLALITVLAVPISLAVTRAIARRSRRLFVAQWTSTGRLNAHIEETYSGFTIVKTFGHQAAAREKFRRFNDDVYHASFGSQFFSGLIAPATAFVGNLGYVAVAVIGGLQIAGGHITLGNIQAFIQYVRQFNTPLGQVAGMYNTLQSGVASAERVFDLLDQPEEAADRQPVAGPPGPPPNGQRAPLPGRVEFEHVDFAYRPGTPVIEDLSLVAEPGRTIAIVGPTGAGKTTLVNLLMRFYDVDSGRILLDGVDITAMSRQDLRSRIGMVLQDTWLFEGTIAENIAYGRPDATEEEVMAAAAAAYVDRFVETLPAGYRTRVSGDGATISTGEKQLITIARAFLARPQLLILDEATSSVDTRTEALIQRAMGELRQDRTSFIIAHRLSTIREADRILVMQAGRIVEQGTHDELLARHGAYHAMLRA from the coding sequence ATTCGCCGACTCCCAGACGGTGGAAGTCGGGCGTGCACCGTGACGGACTTCTGGGAATCGGCGATCCGACTGGTCAAAAGGCTTGCACCACAACGAAACCTGGCGCTGTCCGTCATCGCGTTGGGCATCACCGGGACGGCGATCGGCGTCGTGGTGCCGCGAATCCTGGGCCACGCGACCGATCTGCTGTTCAACGGAGTGATCGGGCGCAGGCTGCCCGCGGGGATCACCAAAGCCCAGGCCGTCGCCGCGGCCCGGTCGCACGGCGACAACGCCTTCGCCGACTTGCTGTCCGGGATGAACGTGGTACCCGGACGCGGCGTGGACTTCGGCGCGGTCGCGCGCACCCTGATGCTCGCTCTGGCCCTGTATCTTGTTGCTGCGCTGCTTATTTGGGCGCAGGCCCGGCTGCTCAACGTCACCCTACAGCGCACGATCCTCGCGTTGCGGTCCGACGTCGAAGACAAGATCCATCGGCTGCCGCTGTCCTACTTCGACGGGCGTCAGCGCGGCGAGCTGCTCAGTCGGGTGACCAACGACATCGACAACCTCCAGTCGTCGCTGTCGATGACGATCAGCCAGCTGTTGACGTCGACTCTCACCGTGGTGGCCGTGCTCGCCATGATGGTCTTGATCTCGCCGCTGCTGGCGCTGATCACCGTGCTGGCCGTGCCAATTTCGCTCGCGGTCACGCGGGCAATCGCACGCCGTTCGCGTCGGCTGTTCGTGGCGCAGTGGACCAGCACCGGGCGGCTCAACGCGCACATCGAAGAGACTTACAGCGGATTCACCATCGTCAAGACGTTCGGCCATCAGGCCGCGGCGCGCGAAAAGTTCCGCAGGTTCAACGACGACGTATACCACGCGAGTTTCGGCTCTCAGTTCTTTTCCGGTCTCATCGCACCGGCCACGGCGTTCGTCGGCAACCTCGGTTACGTCGCGGTCGCCGTCATCGGTGGCCTGCAGATCGCCGGCGGCCACATCACTCTGGGCAACATCCAGGCGTTCATCCAATACGTGCGGCAGTTCAACACGCCGCTGGGCCAGGTGGCTGGCATGTACAACACCCTGCAGTCCGGGGTGGCCAGCGCCGAGCGGGTGTTCGACCTACTCGACCAGCCCGAGGAGGCGGCGGACCGGCAACCGGTTGCCGGTCCGCCGGGACCCCCGCCGAACGGCCAGCGCGCGCCGCTACCCGGCCGCGTCGAATTCGAGCACGTGGACTTCGCTTATCGCCCGGGCACCCCGGTGATCGAGGACCTGTCGTTGGTGGCCGAGCCCGGCCGCACGATCGCGATCGTCGGTCCGACGGGGGCCGGCAAGACCACCCTGGTGAACCTGCTCATGCGGTTCTATGACGTCGATTCCGGCCGGATCCTGCTCGACGGCGTCGACATCACCGCGATGAGCCGCCAGGACCTGCGATCGCGCATCGGCATGGTGCTGCAGGACACGTGGCTCTTCGAGGGGACGATCGCGGAGAACATCGCGTACGGACGACCGGACGCCACGGAAGAAGAGGTGATGGCCGCCGCAGCGGCCGCCTACGTGGACCGGTTCGTCGAGACCCTGCCGGCCGGCTACCGGACCCGGGTCAGCGGGGACGGCGCGACCATCAGCACCGGCGAGAAGCAACTCATCACGATCGCGCGCGCATTTCTCGCCCGCCCGCAGTTGTTAATCCTCGACGAGGCAACCAGCTCGGTCGACACCCGCACCGAGGCCCTGATCCAGCGCGCGATGGGCGAGTTGCGACAGGACCGGACGAGTTTCATCATCGCGCACCGCCTTTCGACCATTCGCGAGGCCGACCGCATCCTGGTGATGCAGGCCGGCCGCATCGTCGAACAGGGCACTCATGACGAGCTCCTCGCCCGGCACGGCGCCTACCATGCCATGCTTCGGGCCTAG
- a CDS encoding HIT family protein produces the protein MSCVFCAIVAGEAPAIRIYEDDGYLAILDIRPFTRGHTLVMPKRHTVDLTDTPPQTLGEMATIGQRIALAARSTELADATNIGINDGRAAFQSVFHIHLHVLPRRNGDKLSVAKGVVLRRDPDREATGQILRAALARIDAGQ, from the coding sequence ATGTCCTGCGTTTTCTGCGCGATCGTCGCCGGCGAAGCTCCGGCCATCCGAATCTACGAAGACGACGGCTACCTGGCCATCCTCGACATCCGCCCGTTCACCCGGGGCCACACCCTGGTGATGCCCAAGCGGCACACCGTCGACCTCACCGACACCCCGCCACAAACATTGGGCGAGATGGCGACCATCGGCCAGCGGATCGCCCTGGCGGCCCGCAGCACGGAATTGGCCGACGCGACAAATATCGGCATCAACGACGGTCGCGCCGCCTTTCAGAGCGTGTTCCACATTCATCTGCATGTACTGCCGCGCCGCAACGGCGACAAGCTTTCGGTCGCCAAGGGGGTGGTGCTGCGCCGGGATCCGGACCGCGAGGCCACCGGTCAGATCCTGCGCGCTGCGCTGGCACGCATCGACGCCGGTCAGTAA
- a CDS encoding amidase, whose amino-acid sequence MDARDLAFAGAAAQAQLLADGALTAPELLEVYLERIARLDNQLGCYRVVLTDSARDEAYAAQDRLDAGERLPLLGVPIAIKDDVDIAGQVTAYGSGGHGPAATADAEVVRRLRAAGAVILGKTNTPELMIFPFTESLTFGATRNPWNPGRTPGGSSGGSAAAVAAGLAPLALGSDGGGSIRIPSAWSGLFGLKPQRDRVSLEPRENAWYGLSVDGPIARSVLDAAVFLDATSTVGAPEGEFVAAATRGPGKLRIALSTSVPTAPVRVGKEELTAVEQAGALLRDLGHEVIARDPRYPRAAIYANFLPRYLRGISDDAGAQAHPERLEPRTRNMARLGSFFSDRRMAAVRAAEESVAARIQSIFDDVDVVLTPATAEGPSRIGAYRRRGAVSTLLLVAQRVPFFPVWNLTGQPAAVVPWDLDGDGLPVAVQLVGRPRDEATLLSLSAQIERARPWGHRRPPVS is encoded by the coding sequence GTGGACGCTCGCGACCTTGCTTTTGCCGGCGCGGCCGCGCAGGCGCAGCTCCTGGCCGACGGCGCGCTGACCGCACCAGAGCTGCTCGAGGTCTACCTGGAACGGATCGCGCGGCTGGATAACCAGCTCGGTTGCTATCGCGTGGTGTTGACCGACAGCGCTCGCGACGAGGCCTATGCGGCCCAGGACCGGCTCGACGCCGGCGAGCGGCTGCCGCTGCTCGGCGTGCCGATCGCGATCAAGGACGACGTCGACATCGCCGGCCAGGTGACCGCCTACGGCAGCGGCGGCCACGGTCCGGCCGCCACCGCCGACGCGGAGGTGGTGCGGCGACTGCGCGCCGCGGGCGCCGTCATCCTCGGCAAAACCAACACGCCGGAACTGATGATCTTTCCCTTCACCGAGTCGCTGACGTTCGGGGCCACCCGCAATCCGTGGAATCCTGGACGGACGCCCGGGGGGAGTAGCGGCGGCAGTGCCGCCGCGGTGGCCGCCGGGCTGGCTCCGCTGGCACTGGGTTCCGACGGCGGTGGCTCGATCCGCATCCCGTCGGCGTGGTCCGGCCTGTTCGGGCTCAAGCCGCAACGCGATCGGGTGTCGCTGGAGCCCCGCGAGAACGCGTGGTACGGGTTGAGCGTCGACGGCCCGATCGCGCGTTCCGTGCTGGACGCGGCGGTGTTTCTCGACGCGACGTCCACCGTGGGCGCCCCGGAGGGCGAGTTCGTCGCTGCTGCCACCCGCGGGCCGGGAAAGCTGCGAATTGCCTTGAGCACCAGCGTTCCAACGGCTCCGGTGCGGGTCGGCAAGGAAGAGTTGACGGCAGTCGAGCAGGCCGGTGCGCTGCTGCGCGACCTGGGCCACGAGGTGATCGCCCGCGATCCCCGGTACCCCAGGGCCGCGATCTACGCGAACTTCCTGCCGCGTTATTTGCGCGGCATCAGCGACGACGCCGGCGCGCAGGCGCACCCGGAACGGCTGGAACCGCGCACCCGCAACATGGCCCGCCTCGGCTCGTTCTTCTCGGATCGGCGCATGGCCGCCGTCCGGGCGGCAGAGGAATCGGTGGCCGCGCGGATCCAGTCGATCTTCGACGACGTCGACGTGGTCCTCACCCCGGCGACCGCCGAGGGCCCGTCACGCATCGGCGCCTACCGGCGTCGCGGCGCGGTGTCGACGCTTTTACTGGTGGCGCAACGCGTTCCGTTCTTCCCGGTGTGGAACTTGACCGGTCAGCCCGCCGCGGTCGTGCCGTGGGACCTCGACGGCGACGGACTTCCGGTCGCCGTGCAGCTGGTCGGGCGGCCCCGCGACGAAGCGACGCTGTTGTCGCTCAGCGCGCAGATCGAACGGGCCCGACCGTGGGGGCACCGCCGACCGCCGGTGTCGTGA
- a CDS encoding serine/threonine-protein kinase PknH/PknJ produces the protein MSDEQASRIGSMFGPYHLKRLLGRGGMGEVYEAEHTVKEWTVAVKLMSDQFSQDPVFRERMKREARIAGGLQEPHVVPIHEYGEIDGKMFMEMRLVEGTDLESLLKRFGPLTPPRAVAIISQIASALDAAHAAGVMHRDVKPPNILVTRDDFAYLVDFGIASATTDEKLTQLGTAVGTWKYMAPERFRNGEVTYRADIYALACVLFECLTGAPPYRADSAGVLVNAHMTGPIPEPSAVRSGIPKGFDAVVARGMAKNPDDRYASAGDLAAAAHEALSDPDQDHAVDILRRSREATMPGTVQMSAGVPLRPQPPPQPPAGQPWAPSSGPVPTPSYAVPTPQYQTGGNWGGPPPSIPVPQHLSGPNPWNQGPPAKRKRNPWPIVAAVVLVFFVAVGGVGIWFATRPDPAPPPLDPVPPERLSALLLNPVDMNSVMGSSTMEPGKPILSMDSSPVTLSLPSCQGALYTSQDPVYSGSGYTGVSGLVSSEPGDNYDHWVNQAVVLFPSADKANSFLQTSVEKWKNCASRTVSVTNKSKNKTYRWTFAQLAGTPPKISVMETQEGADGWECQRSMGVANNVIIDINACGYHITNQGDQIIDKIAAKVNSE, from the coding sequence ATGAGCGACGAGCAGGCCTCACGCATAGGGTCGATGTTCGGCCCCTACCACCTGAAACGACTGTTGGGCCGCGGCGGAATGGGCGAGGTCTACGAGGCCGAGCACACCGTCAAAGAGTGGACCGTGGCGGTCAAGCTGATGTCGGATCAGTTCAGCCAGGACCCAGTGTTCCGCGAGCGGATGAAGCGCGAGGCGCGAATCGCCGGCGGTTTGCAGGAGCCCCACGTCGTACCGATCCACGAGTATGGCGAGATCGACGGCAAGATGTTCATGGAGATGCGCCTCGTCGAGGGCACCGACCTGGAGAGCCTGCTTAAGCGGTTCGGCCCACTGACCCCACCACGCGCGGTGGCCATCATCAGCCAGATCGCGTCGGCGCTCGACGCCGCGCATGCGGCCGGGGTCATGCACCGGGACGTCAAGCCGCCCAACATCCTGGTCACCCGGGACGATTTCGCCTACCTGGTCGACTTCGGCATCGCCAGCGCCACCACCGATGAAAAGCTCACCCAGCTCGGAACCGCGGTGGGCACCTGGAAATACATGGCGCCGGAACGATTCCGCAATGGCGAGGTGACCTACCGCGCGGACATCTACGCGCTGGCCTGCGTGCTGTTCGAGTGTCTCACCGGGGCGCCGCCGTATCGAGCCGACAGCGCCGGCGTCCTGGTCAACGCCCACATGACCGGCCCCATCCCGGAGCCCAGCGCGGTGCGGTCGGGCATCCCGAAAGGCTTCGATGCGGTCGTCGCGCGCGGCATGGCCAAGAACCCCGATGACCGCTACGCCAGCGCGGGCGATCTGGCCGCCGCCGCGCACGAGGCACTGAGCGACCCCGACCAAGACCACGCCGTCGACATCCTGCGCCGCAGTCGGGAAGCGACGATGCCCGGCACCGTGCAGATGAGCGCCGGAGTGCCGCTGCGGCCCCAGCCGCCGCCACAGCCACCGGCCGGCCAGCCCTGGGCACCCAGCAGTGGGCCGGTCCCCACGCCGAGCTACGCCGTTCCCACGCCGCAGTACCAGACCGGCGGGAACTGGGGTGGACCGCCGCCGAGTATTCCTGTGCCACAACATCTTTCCGGTCCAAATCCATGGAACCAGGGCCCGCCCGCCAAGCGCAAACGCAACCCATGGCCGATCGTGGCCGCGGTGGTGCTGGTGTTCTTCGTCGCTGTCGGTGGCGTGGGCATCTGGTTTGCCACCCGACCCGATCCGGCACCGCCGCCGCTGGATCCGGTACCGCCCGAACGCCTCAGCGCCCTGCTGCTCAACCCCGTGGACATGAACTCCGTCATGGGTTCCTCGACCATGGAGCCGGGCAAGCCTATCTTGTCGATGGATAGCTCCCCGGTGACGCTGTCGCTGCCCAGCTGCCAGGGCGCGCTCTACACGAGCCAGGATCCGGTGTACTCCGGCAGCGGCTACACGGGCGTGAGCGGACTGGTGTCCTCGGAACCGGGCGACAACTACGACCACTGGGTCAATCAGGCCGTGGTGCTGTTTCCGTCGGCAGACAAGGCCAACTCGTTCCTGCAGACGTCGGTGGAGAAGTGGAAGAACTGTGCCAGCAGGACGGTGTCCGTCACGAACAAGAGCAAGAACAAGACCTACCGGTGGACGTTCGCGCAACTCGCGGGGACGCCACCGAAGATCTCGGTGATGGAGACCCAGGAAGGCGCCGACGGCTGGGAGTGCCAGCGGTCCATGGGCGTCGCCAACAATGTGATCATCGATATCAACGCGTGCGGCTACCACATCACCAATCAGGGCGACCAGATCATCGACAAGATCGCGGCAAAGGTCAACAGCGAGTAG